The Daucus carota subsp. sativus chromosome 9, DH1 v3.0, whole genome shotgun sequence genome window below encodes:
- the LOC108192474 gene encoding nuclear pore complex protein NUP62 isoform X3 — protein sequence MAGFNFSTNSSSSSSSSPFSFSLSSPNPNPTSSSSQPSSLFGSSPSPFGSSASASSAPSFSFGFGASSPAVSSSPFGSTASTLFGTASSATATTTTPFGSSTPATTTTPFGSSNTTTTSPFGGGSLFGTTAGAATSSFGVSATTTSFGAPASTAATTPVFGSNSVTASTGFGFASSTTPFATNASTANTNSSPFGSSSVTAPTGFGSTSTTTAFGSNTAPSFGATTGFGSTSSSTPFGVPASSSALNTTSSFSNMFGSSTTTASAASSSTFSVQSAPAFSFPGSTGSTSASTSPSLFSPASSSSGFSFPAGSGSSSSSSSSSTLGFSFPASSSSASSSAAAPGFVTSTSPFGASKATGFSSSTPASTTSVSTGFSFSLSKGTGSSAASTTSTSTPTPVASSAVTQPASVGFGTAASSLFSTVTNTTAASTPAATSASTTTTTATAAPAFPSFSLSTGSTTPTQTTTAASSGPFSVSSFGTSTGTASSASTGLSFSTSASTGLSFSTSASTGLSFSTSASTGLSFSTSASTGLSFSTSASTGLSFSTSSAPGTQNTTASFGVAPNSTSGATSLSLGPASKSSAGTTLTSSSAPQSSSALAVASSSGTTSAPAGAAAPVPKLPSEITGRSVEEIIKEWNAELQTRTGKFRKQATAIGEWDRRILQNRDALLRLETEVANVVETQTNLERQLELIETHQEEVDKALQSMEDEAERIYKDERALLLDDEAASTRDAMYEQAEFIERELEHMTEQIKSVIQAVNANQAGELEATDGMTPLDVVVRILNNQLSSLMWIDEKAEEFSSQIQKLASQGSAADRDLAGQKYWLS from the exons ATGGCGGGCTTCAATTTCAGCACcaattcttcttcttcatcatcatcttcaccatTCTCATTCTCACTCTCTTCTCCAAACCCTAACCCTACTTCTTCATCTTCCCAGCCTTCCTCCCTTTTCGGATCTTCTCCTTCTCCGTTCGGATCCTCCGCCTCCGCCTCTTCCGCTCCTTCTTTCTCCTTCGGCTTCGGCGCCTCCTCTCCCGCTGTTTCCTCCTCGCCGTTTGGATCCACTGCTTCTACTTTGTTCGGAACGGCGTCGTCTGCTACTGCCACCACAACGACGCCGTTTGGCTCCTCTACGCCGGCAACCACTACGACGCCGTTTGGCTCGTCTAATACTACGACCACGTCGCCTTTTGGCGGTGGTTCGTTGTTTGGGACTACTGCTGGTGCTGCCACATCGTCGTTCGGTGTTTCGGCTACTACGACGTCGTTTGGCGCACCTGCTTCTACTGCTGCTACAACGCCGGTGTTTGGTTCGAATTCTGTTACGGCGTCTACTGGTTTTGGCTTTGCCTCTTCAACGACGCCGTTTGCTACAAATGCTTCTACTGCCAATACTAATAGTTCACCGTTCGGTTCGAGTTCAGTGACCGCGCCTACTGGCTTTGGTTCGACTTCCACAACAACCGCGTTTGGTTCGAATACAGCTCCCAGCTTTGGTGCCACTACTGGCTTTGGTTCGACTTCTTCGTCCACACCTTTTGGTGTACCTGCTTCGTCTTCTGCTTTGAATACAACTAGTTCATTTTCTAATATGTTTGGATCTTCGACAACTACAGCTTCTGCTGCTTCATCATCGACTTTTTCGGTCCAATCAGCACCTGCATTTTCGTTTCCTGGCTCTACAGGGTCGACCTCTGCATCAACTTCACCTTCGTTGTTTAGTCCTGCTTCATCGTCTTCAGGATTTTCATTTCCAGCTGGTTCGGGTTCAAGTTCAAGCTCCTCGTCTTCGTCTACGTTGGGATTTTCATTTCCAGCCAGTTCTAGTTCAGCCTCATCCTCTGCAGCTGCACCGGGATTTGTGACGTCGACTTCGCCTTTTGGTGCTTCCAAAGCTACTGGATTTTCAAGCTCAACTCCAGCTTCAACTACATCGGTGTCAACTGGATTCTCATTTTCGTTATCGAAGGGGACAGGAAGTTCTGCAGCATCTACTACTTCTACTTCTACTCCGACCCCTGTTGCATCCTCAG CTGTTACACAACCCGCGTCTGTTGGATTTGGAACTGCTGCCTCGTCTCTCTTTTCAACCGTTACTAATACTACAGCTGCTTCTACTCCCGCTGCTACTTCAGCGTCAACTACCACTACAACAGCGACTGCAGCTCCTGCTTTTCCATCTTTTAGCTTAAGCACGGGATCAACTACTCCCACTCAAACAACTACAGCTGCTTCATCAGGTCCTTTTTCTGTTTCTAGTTTTGGTACATCAACAGGGACTGCTTCATCGGCAAGTACTGGTTTAAGTTTTTCAACATCGGCAAGTACTGGTTTAAGTTTTTCAACATCGGCAAGTACTGGTTTAAGTTTTTCAACATCGGCAAGTACTGGTTTAAGTTTTTCAACATCGGCAAGTACTGGTTTAAGTTTTTCAACATCAGCAAGTACTGGTTTAAGTTTTTCAACGTCATCTGCCCCGGGAACACAAAACACAACAGCTTCCTTTG GCGTTGCTCCAAATTCTACATCTGGAGCCACCTCGCTTTCGTTAGGTCCAGCTTCAAAATCTTCAGCTGGAACAACTTTAACTTCCAGTTCTGCCCCACAGTCTTCTTCAGCACTCGCTGTGGCTTCTAGTAGTGG GACCACATCAGCACCCGCTGGAGCTGCGGCACCTGTGCCGAAACTTCCATCTGAAATTACAGGGCGTTCTGTTGAAGAG ATTATCAAGGAGTGGAACGCTGAGCTACAAACCCGTACTGGAAAGTTTCGGAAGCAGGCTACTGCAATTGGTGAATGGGATAGGAGGATTTTACAGAATCGTGATGCTCTTCTTAGGCTTGAG ACTGAAGTTGCAAATGTTGTTGAGACTCAAACAAACTTGGAGCGACAACTGGAGCTTATTGAAACTCATCAGGAGGAG GTTGACAAGGCATTGCAAAGTATGGAAGATGAAGCTGAACGTATATACAAAGATGAGCGTGCACTACTTCTTGACGATGAGGCTGCATCTACAAGAGATGCAAT GTATGAACAGGCTGAATTTATAGAACGAGAGCTTGAACACATGACTGAGCAAATCAAATCGGTTATTCAGGCGGTGAATGCCAACCAG GCCGGTGAACTTGAGGCAACTGATGGGATGACTCCACTGGATGTTGTTGTgcgaattttaaacaatcaacTAAGTTCTTTGATGTGGATTGATGAAAAG GCTGAAGAGTTCTCATCACAGATCCAGAAGCTTGCCAGCCAAGGTTCCGCTGCAGATCGGGATTTGGCGGGTCAAAAATATTGGTTGTCTTGA
- the LOC108192474 gene encoding nuclear pore complex protein NUP62 isoform X1, giving the protein MAGFNFSTNSSSSSSSSPFSFSLSSPNPNPTSSSSQPSSLFGSSPSPFGSSASASSAPSFSFGFGASSPAVSSSPFGSTASTLFGTASSATATTTTPFGSSTPATTTTPFGSSNTTTTSPFGGGSLFGTTAGAATSSFGVSATTTSFGAPASTAATTPVFGSNSVTASTGFGFASSTTPFATNASTANTNSSPFGSSSVTAPTGFGSTSTTTAFGSNTAPSFGATTGFGSTSSSTPFGVPASSSALNTTSSFSNMFGSSTTTASAASSSTFSVQSAPAFSFPGSTGSTSASTSPSLFSPASSSSGFSFPAGSGSSSSSSSSSTLGFSFPASSSSASSSAAAPGFVTSTSPFGASKATGFSSSTPASTTSVSTGFSFSLSKGTGSSAASTTSTSTPTPVASSGSFSFATPVSSTSFNTISPATAAVTQPASVGFGTAASSLFSTVTNTTAASTPAATSASTTTTTATAAPAFPSFSLSTGSTTPTQTTTAASSGPFSVSSFGTSTGTASSASTGLSFSTSASTGLSFSTSASTGLSFSTSASTGLSFSTSASTGLSFSTSASTGLSFSTSSAPGTQNTTASFGVAPNSTSGATSLSLGPASKSSAGTTLTSSSAPQSSSALAVASSSGTTSAPAGAAAPVPKLPSEITGRSVEEIIKEWNAELQTRTGKFRKQATAIGEWDRRILQNRDALLRLETEVANVVETQTNLERQLELIETHQEEVDKALQSMEDEAERIYKDERALLLDDEAASTRDAMYEQAEFIERELEHMTEQIKSVIQAVNANQAGELEATDGMTPLDVVVRILNNQLSSLMWIDEKAEEFSSQIQKLASQGSAADRDLAGQKYWLS; this is encoded by the exons ATGGCGGGCTTCAATTTCAGCACcaattcttcttcttcatcatcatcttcaccatTCTCATTCTCACTCTCTTCTCCAAACCCTAACCCTACTTCTTCATCTTCCCAGCCTTCCTCCCTTTTCGGATCTTCTCCTTCTCCGTTCGGATCCTCCGCCTCCGCCTCTTCCGCTCCTTCTTTCTCCTTCGGCTTCGGCGCCTCCTCTCCCGCTGTTTCCTCCTCGCCGTTTGGATCCACTGCTTCTACTTTGTTCGGAACGGCGTCGTCTGCTACTGCCACCACAACGACGCCGTTTGGCTCCTCTACGCCGGCAACCACTACGACGCCGTTTGGCTCGTCTAATACTACGACCACGTCGCCTTTTGGCGGTGGTTCGTTGTTTGGGACTACTGCTGGTGCTGCCACATCGTCGTTCGGTGTTTCGGCTACTACGACGTCGTTTGGCGCACCTGCTTCTACTGCTGCTACAACGCCGGTGTTTGGTTCGAATTCTGTTACGGCGTCTACTGGTTTTGGCTTTGCCTCTTCAACGACGCCGTTTGCTACAAATGCTTCTACTGCCAATACTAATAGTTCACCGTTCGGTTCGAGTTCAGTGACCGCGCCTACTGGCTTTGGTTCGACTTCCACAACAACCGCGTTTGGTTCGAATACAGCTCCCAGCTTTGGTGCCACTACTGGCTTTGGTTCGACTTCTTCGTCCACACCTTTTGGTGTACCTGCTTCGTCTTCTGCTTTGAATACAACTAGTTCATTTTCTAATATGTTTGGATCTTCGACAACTACAGCTTCTGCTGCTTCATCATCGACTTTTTCGGTCCAATCAGCACCTGCATTTTCGTTTCCTGGCTCTACAGGGTCGACCTCTGCATCAACTTCACCTTCGTTGTTTAGTCCTGCTTCATCGTCTTCAGGATTTTCATTTCCAGCTGGTTCGGGTTCAAGTTCAAGCTCCTCGTCTTCGTCTACGTTGGGATTTTCATTTCCAGCCAGTTCTAGTTCAGCCTCATCCTCTGCAGCTGCACCGGGATTTGTGACGTCGACTTCGCCTTTTGGTGCTTCCAAAGCTACTGGATTTTCAAGCTCAACTCCAGCTTCAACTACATCGGTGTCAACTGGATTCTCATTTTCGTTATCGAAGGGGACAGGAAGTTCTGCAGCATCTACTACTTCTACTTCTACTCCGACCCCTGTTGCATCCTCAGGTAGTTTCTCATTTGCGACTCCGGTGTCTTCAACATCCTTTAATACTATTTCTCCTGCAACAGCAGCTGTTACACAACCCGCGTCTGTTGGATTTGGAACTGCTGCCTCGTCTCTCTTTTCAACCGTTACTAATACTACAGCTGCTTCTACTCCCGCTGCTACTTCAGCGTCAACTACCACTACAACAGCGACTGCAGCTCCTGCTTTTCCATCTTTTAGCTTAAGCACGGGATCAACTACTCCCACTCAAACAACTACAGCTGCTTCATCAGGTCCTTTTTCTGTTTCTAGTTTTGGTACATCAACAGGGACTGCTTCATCGGCAAGTACTGGTTTAAGTTTTTCAACATCGGCAAGTACTGGTTTAAGTTTTTCAACATCGGCAAGTACTGGTTTAAGTTTTTCAACATCGGCAAGTACTGGTTTAAGTTTTTCAACATCGGCAAGTACTGGTTTAAGTTTTTCAACATCAGCAAGTACTGGTTTAAGTTTTTCAACGTCATCTGCCCCGGGAACACAAAACACAACAGCTTCCTTTG GCGTTGCTCCAAATTCTACATCTGGAGCCACCTCGCTTTCGTTAGGTCCAGCTTCAAAATCTTCAGCTGGAACAACTTTAACTTCCAGTTCTGCCCCACAGTCTTCTTCAGCACTCGCTGTGGCTTCTAGTAGTGG GACCACATCAGCACCCGCTGGAGCTGCGGCACCTGTGCCGAAACTTCCATCTGAAATTACAGGGCGTTCTGTTGAAGAG ATTATCAAGGAGTGGAACGCTGAGCTACAAACCCGTACTGGAAAGTTTCGGAAGCAGGCTACTGCAATTGGTGAATGGGATAGGAGGATTTTACAGAATCGTGATGCTCTTCTTAGGCTTGAG ACTGAAGTTGCAAATGTTGTTGAGACTCAAACAAACTTGGAGCGACAACTGGAGCTTATTGAAACTCATCAGGAGGAG GTTGACAAGGCATTGCAAAGTATGGAAGATGAAGCTGAACGTATATACAAAGATGAGCGTGCACTACTTCTTGACGATGAGGCTGCATCTACAAGAGATGCAAT GTATGAACAGGCTGAATTTATAGAACGAGAGCTTGAACACATGACTGAGCAAATCAAATCGGTTATTCAGGCGGTGAATGCCAACCAG GCCGGTGAACTTGAGGCAACTGATGGGATGACTCCACTGGATGTTGTTGTgcgaattttaaacaatcaacTAAGTTCTTTGATGTGGATTGATGAAAAG GCTGAAGAGTTCTCATCACAGATCCAGAAGCTTGCCAGCCAAGGTTCCGCTGCAGATCGGGATTTGGCGGGTCAAAAATATTGGTTGTCTTGA
- the LOC108192474 gene encoding nuclear pore complex protein NUP62 isoform X2 yields MAGFNFSTNSSSSSSSSPFSFSLSSPNPNPTSSSSQPSSLFGSSPSPFGSSASASSAPSFSFGFGASSPAVSSSPFGSTASTLFGTASSATATTTTPFGSSTPATTTTPFGSSNTTTTSPFGGGSLFGTTAGAATSSFGVSATTTSFGAPASTAATTPVFGSNSVTASTGFGFASSTTPFATNASTANTNSSPFGSSSVTAPTGFGSTSTTTAFGSNTAPSFGATTGFGSTSSSTPFGVPASSSALNTTSSFSNMFGSSTTTASAASSSTFSVQSAPAFSFPGSTGSTSASTSPSLFSPASSSSGFSFPAGSGSSSSSSSSSTLGFSFPASSSSASSSAAAPGFVTSTSPFGASKATGFSSSTPASTTSVSTGFSFSLSKGTGSSAASTTSTSTPTPVASSAAVTQPASVGFGTAASSLFSTVTNTTAASTPAATSASTTTTTATAAPAFPSFSLSTGSTTPTQTTTAASSGPFSVSSFGTSTGTASSASTGLSFSTSASTGLSFSTSASTGLSFSTSASTGLSFSTSASTGLSFSTSASTGLSFSTSSAPGTQNTTASFGVAPNSTSGATSLSLGPASKSSAGTTLTSSSAPQSSSALAVASSSGTTSAPAGAAAPVPKLPSEITGRSVEEIIKEWNAELQTRTGKFRKQATAIGEWDRRILQNRDALLRLETEVANVVETQTNLERQLELIETHQEEVDKALQSMEDEAERIYKDERALLLDDEAASTRDAMYEQAEFIERELEHMTEQIKSVIQAVNANQAGELEATDGMTPLDVVVRILNNQLSSLMWIDEKAEEFSSQIQKLASQGSAADRDLAGQKYWLS; encoded by the exons ATGGCGGGCTTCAATTTCAGCACcaattcttcttcttcatcatcatcttcaccatTCTCATTCTCACTCTCTTCTCCAAACCCTAACCCTACTTCTTCATCTTCCCAGCCTTCCTCCCTTTTCGGATCTTCTCCTTCTCCGTTCGGATCCTCCGCCTCCGCCTCTTCCGCTCCTTCTTTCTCCTTCGGCTTCGGCGCCTCCTCTCCCGCTGTTTCCTCCTCGCCGTTTGGATCCACTGCTTCTACTTTGTTCGGAACGGCGTCGTCTGCTACTGCCACCACAACGACGCCGTTTGGCTCCTCTACGCCGGCAACCACTACGACGCCGTTTGGCTCGTCTAATACTACGACCACGTCGCCTTTTGGCGGTGGTTCGTTGTTTGGGACTACTGCTGGTGCTGCCACATCGTCGTTCGGTGTTTCGGCTACTACGACGTCGTTTGGCGCACCTGCTTCTACTGCTGCTACAACGCCGGTGTTTGGTTCGAATTCTGTTACGGCGTCTACTGGTTTTGGCTTTGCCTCTTCAACGACGCCGTTTGCTACAAATGCTTCTACTGCCAATACTAATAGTTCACCGTTCGGTTCGAGTTCAGTGACCGCGCCTACTGGCTTTGGTTCGACTTCCACAACAACCGCGTTTGGTTCGAATACAGCTCCCAGCTTTGGTGCCACTACTGGCTTTGGTTCGACTTCTTCGTCCACACCTTTTGGTGTACCTGCTTCGTCTTCTGCTTTGAATACAACTAGTTCATTTTCTAATATGTTTGGATCTTCGACAACTACAGCTTCTGCTGCTTCATCATCGACTTTTTCGGTCCAATCAGCACCTGCATTTTCGTTTCCTGGCTCTACAGGGTCGACCTCTGCATCAACTTCACCTTCGTTGTTTAGTCCTGCTTCATCGTCTTCAGGATTTTCATTTCCAGCTGGTTCGGGTTCAAGTTCAAGCTCCTCGTCTTCGTCTACGTTGGGATTTTCATTTCCAGCCAGTTCTAGTTCAGCCTCATCCTCTGCAGCTGCACCGGGATTTGTGACGTCGACTTCGCCTTTTGGTGCTTCCAAAGCTACTGGATTTTCAAGCTCAACTCCAGCTTCAACTACATCGGTGTCAACTGGATTCTCATTTTCGTTATCGAAGGGGACAGGAAGTTCTGCAGCATCTACTACTTCTACTTCTACTCCGACCCCTGTTGCATCCTCAG CAGCTGTTACACAACCCGCGTCTGTTGGATTTGGAACTGCTGCCTCGTCTCTCTTTTCAACCGTTACTAATACTACAGCTGCTTCTACTCCCGCTGCTACTTCAGCGTCAACTACCACTACAACAGCGACTGCAGCTCCTGCTTTTCCATCTTTTAGCTTAAGCACGGGATCAACTACTCCCACTCAAACAACTACAGCTGCTTCATCAGGTCCTTTTTCTGTTTCTAGTTTTGGTACATCAACAGGGACTGCTTCATCGGCAAGTACTGGTTTAAGTTTTTCAACATCGGCAAGTACTGGTTTAAGTTTTTCAACATCGGCAAGTACTGGTTTAAGTTTTTCAACATCGGCAAGTACTGGTTTAAGTTTTTCAACATCGGCAAGTACTGGTTTAAGTTTTTCAACATCAGCAAGTACTGGTTTAAGTTTTTCAACGTCATCTGCCCCGGGAACACAAAACACAACAGCTTCCTTTG GCGTTGCTCCAAATTCTACATCTGGAGCCACCTCGCTTTCGTTAGGTCCAGCTTCAAAATCTTCAGCTGGAACAACTTTAACTTCCAGTTCTGCCCCACAGTCTTCTTCAGCACTCGCTGTGGCTTCTAGTAGTGG GACCACATCAGCACCCGCTGGAGCTGCGGCACCTGTGCCGAAACTTCCATCTGAAATTACAGGGCGTTCTGTTGAAGAG ATTATCAAGGAGTGGAACGCTGAGCTACAAACCCGTACTGGAAAGTTTCGGAAGCAGGCTACTGCAATTGGTGAATGGGATAGGAGGATTTTACAGAATCGTGATGCTCTTCTTAGGCTTGAG ACTGAAGTTGCAAATGTTGTTGAGACTCAAACAAACTTGGAGCGACAACTGGAGCTTATTGAAACTCATCAGGAGGAG GTTGACAAGGCATTGCAAAGTATGGAAGATGAAGCTGAACGTATATACAAAGATGAGCGTGCACTACTTCTTGACGATGAGGCTGCATCTACAAGAGATGCAAT GTATGAACAGGCTGAATTTATAGAACGAGAGCTTGAACACATGACTGAGCAAATCAAATCGGTTATTCAGGCGGTGAATGCCAACCAG GCCGGTGAACTTGAGGCAACTGATGGGATGACTCCACTGGATGTTGTTGTgcgaattttaaacaatcaacTAAGTTCTTTGATGTGGATTGATGAAAAG GCTGAAGAGTTCTCATCACAGATCCAGAAGCTTGCCAGCCAAGGTTCCGCTGCAGATCGGGATTTGGCGGGTCAAAAATATTGGTTGTCTTGA
- the LOC108192474 gene encoding nuclear pore complex protein NUP62 isoform X4, whose translation MAGFNFSTNSSSSSSSSPFSFSLSSPNPNPTSSSSQPSSLFGSSPSPFGSSASASSAPSFSFGFGASSPAVSSSPFGSTASTLFGTASSATATTTTPFGSSTPATTTTPFGSSNTTTTSPFGGGSLFGTTAGAATSSFGVSATTTSFGAPASTAATTPVFGSNSVTASTGFGFASSTTPFATNASTANTNSSPFGSSSVTAPTGFGSTSTTTAFGSNTAPSFGATTGFGSTSSSTPFGVPASSSALNTTSSFSNMFGSSTTTASAASSSTFSVQSAPAFSFPGSTGSTSASTSPSLFSPASSSSGFSFPAGSGSSSSSSSSSTLGFSFPASSSSASSSAAAPGFVTSTSPFGASKATGFSSSTPASTTSVSTGFSFSLSKGTGSSAASTTSTSTPTPVASSGSFSFATPVSSTSFNTISPATAAVTQPASVGFGTAASSLFSTVTNTTAASTPAATSASTTTTTATAAPAFPSFSLSTGSTTPTQTTTAASSGPFSVSSFGTSTGTASSASTGLSFSTSASTGLSFSTSASTGLSFSTSSAPGTQNTTASFGVAPNSTSGATSLSLGPASKSSAGTTLTSSSAPQSSSALAVASSSGTTSAPAGAAAPVPKLPSEITGRSVEEIIKEWNAELQTRTGKFRKQATAIGEWDRRILQNRDALLRLETEVANVVETQTNLERQLELIETHQEEVDKALQSMEDEAERIYKDERALLLDDEAASTRDAMYEQAEFIERELEHMTEQIKSVIQAVNANQAGELEATDGMTPLDVVVRILNNQLSSLMWIDEKAEEFSSQIQKLASQGSAADRDLAGQKYWLS comes from the exons ATGGCGGGCTTCAATTTCAGCACcaattcttcttcttcatcatcatcttcaccatTCTCATTCTCACTCTCTTCTCCAAACCCTAACCCTACTTCTTCATCTTCCCAGCCTTCCTCCCTTTTCGGATCTTCTCCTTCTCCGTTCGGATCCTCCGCCTCCGCCTCTTCCGCTCCTTCTTTCTCCTTCGGCTTCGGCGCCTCCTCTCCCGCTGTTTCCTCCTCGCCGTTTGGATCCACTGCTTCTACTTTGTTCGGAACGGCGTCGTCTGCTACTGCCACCACAACGACGCCGTTTGGCTCCTCTACGCCGGCAACCACTACGACGCCGTTTGGCTCGTCTAATACTACGACCACGTCGCCTTTTGGCGGTGGTTCGTTGTTTGGGACTACTGCTGGTGCTGCCACATCGTCGTTCGGTGTTTCGGCTACTACGACGTCGTTTGGCGCACCTGCTTCTACTGCTGCTACAACGCCGGTGTTTGGTTCGAATTCTGTTACGGCGTCTACTGGTTTTGGCTTTGCCTCTTCAACGACGCCGTTTGCTACAAATGCTTCTACTGCCAATACTAATAGTTCACCGTTCGGTTCGAGTTCAGTGACCGCGCCTACTGGCTTTGGTTCGACTTCCACAACAACCGCGTTTGGTTCGAATACAGCTCCCAGCTTTGGTGCCACTACTGGCTTTGGTTCGACTTCTTCGTCCACACCTTTTGGTGTACCTGCTTCGTCTTCTGCTTTGAATACAACTAGTTCATTTTCTAATATGTTTGGATCTTCGACAACTACAGCTTCTGCTGCTTCATCATCGACTTTTTCGGTCCAATCAGCACCTGCATTTTCGTTTCCTGGCTCTACAGGGTCGACCTCTGCATCAACTTCACCTTCGTTGTTTAGTCCTGCTTCATCGTCTTCAGGATTTTCATTTCCAGCTGGTTCGGGTTCAAGTTCAAGCTCCTCGTCTTCGTCTACGTTGGGATTTTCATTTCCAGCCAGTTCTAGTTCAGCCTCATCCTCTGCAGCTGCACCGGGATTTGTGACGTCGACTTCGCCTTTTGGTGCTTCCAAAGCTACTGGATTTTCAAGCTCAACTCCAGCTTCAACTACATCGGTGTCAACTGGATTCTCATTTTCGTTATCGAAGGGGACAGGAAGTTCTGCAGCATCTACTACTTCTACTTCTACTCCGACCCCTGTTGCATCCTCAGGTAGTTTCTCATTTGCGACTCCGGTGTCTTCAACATCCTTTAATACTATTTCTCCTGCAACAGCAGCTGTTACACAACCCGCGTCTGTTGGATTTGGAACTGCTGCCTCGTCTCTCTTTTCAACCGTTACTAATACTACAGCTGCTTCTACTCCCGCTGCTACTTCAGCGTCAACTACCACTACAACAGCGACTGCAGCTCCTGCTTTTCCATCTTTTAGCTTAAGCACGGGATCAACTACTCCCACTCAAACAACTACAGCTGCTTCATCAGGTCCTTTTTCTGTTTCTAGTTTTGGTACATCAACAGGGACTGCTTCATCGGCAAGTACTGGTTTAAGTTTTTCAACATCGGCAAGTACTGGTTTAAGTTTTTCAACATCGGCAAGTACTGGTTTAAGTTTTTCAAC GTCATCTGCCCCGGGAACACAAAACACAACAGCTTCCTTTG GCGTTGCTCCAAATTCTACATCTGGAGCCACCTCGCTTTCGTTAGGTCCAGCTTCAAAATCTTCAGCTGGAACAACTTTAACTTCCAGTTCTGCCCCACAGTCTTCTTCAGCACTCGCTGTGGCTTCTAGTAGTGG GACCACATCAGCACCCGCTGGAGCTGCGGCACCTGTGCCGAAACTTCCATCTGAAATTACAGGGCGTTCTGTTGAAGAG ATTATCAAGGAGTGGAACGCTGAGCTACAAACCCGTACTGGAAAGTTTCGGAAGCAGGCTACTGCAATTGGTGAATGGGATAGGAGGATTTTACAGAATCGTGATGCTCTTCTTAGGCTTGAG ACTGAAGTTGCAAATGTTGTTGAGACTCAAACAAACTTGGAGCGACAACTGGAGCTTATTGAAACTCATCAGGAGGAG GTTGACAAGGCATTGCAAAGTATGGAAGATGAAGCTGAACGTATATACAAAGATGAGCGTGCACTACTTCTTGACGATGAGGCTGCATCTACAAGAGATGCAAT GTATGAACAGGCTGAATTTATAGAACGAGAGCTTGAACACATGACTGAGCAAATCAAATCGGTTATTCAGGCGGTGAATGCCAACCAG GCCGGTGAACTTGAGGCAACTGATGGGATGACTCCACTGGATGTTGTTGTgcgaattttaaacaatcaacTAAGTTCTTTGATGTGGATTGATGAAAAG GCTGAAGAGTTCTCATCACAGATCCAGAAGCTTGCCAGCCAAGGTTCCGCTGCAGATCGGGATTTGGCGGGTCAAAAATATTGGTTGTCTTGA